From the genome of Halomonas sp. MCCC 1A13316, one region includes:
- a CDS encoding AEC family transporter, producing MVADLFAVMAPVLAGAGLGFTWIRLGQPYPVDFVTRLVFNIGTPALVIASLSSAVIDAGSFGRTMLATALVMISMGIATFAMARLLRRDWRVLLAPMMYPNTGNMGLPVVLYAFGSAGFAFGITVMVTVSLFQFTIGAVIASSGNPLRTLVRTPTVYAILIALALLLSDTELPRWLANSVDLISGFTVPLMLITLGVSLASIQVKNLRSGISFSLLRIPVAALLAWGIGTLLGLPPLALSILVMQMSMPVAVFNYLFAQRAKREPVYVASLVFCSTLLALLYLPILLAILM from the coding sequence ATGGTCGCCGACCTTTTTGCCGTGATGGCTCCCGTTCTGGCCGGCGCCGGCCTGGGCTTCACCTGGATTCGCCTGGGCCAGCCCTACCCCGTGGACTTCGTCACCCGCCTAGTCTTCAACATCGGCACGCCGGCCCTGGTCATTGCCTCGCTGAGCAGCGCCGTGATCGATGCCGGCAGTTTCGGGCGTACCATGCTGGCCACCGCGCTGGTAATGATCAGCATGGGAATCGCCACCTTCGCCATGGCACGCCTGCTGCGCAGGGATTGGCGGGTGCTGCTGGCACCGATGATGTACCCCAACACCGGCAACATGGGGCTGCCGGTGGTGCTCTACGCCTTCGGCAGTGCTGGCTTCGCGTTCGGCATCACGGTGATGGTCACGGTCTCGCTTTTCCAGTTCACCATCGGTGCCGTCATCGCCAGCAGTGGCAATCCCCTGCGAACCCTGGTCAGGACACCCACGGTTTACGCTATCCTGATTGCACTGGCCCTGCTGCTGAGCGACACCGAACTGCCGCGATGGCTGGCCAATAGCGTGGACCTGATCTCGGGCTTCACCGTACCGCTCATGCTGATCACGTTGGGAGTCTCGTTGGCCAGCATTCAGGTGAAGAACCTGCGTTCGGGCATCAGCTTCAGCCTTCTGCGCATACCGGTCGCCGCTTTGCTGGCCTGGGGGATCGGCACGCTGCTGGGTCTGCCGCCGTTAGCGCTCAGCATCCTCGTGATGCAGATGAGCATGCCGGTGGCCGTTTTCAATTACCTGTTCGCGCAGCGCGCCAAGCGTGAGCCGGTATATGTGGCCAGCCTGGTGTTCTGCTCGACGCTGCTGGCCCTGCTCTACCTGCCGATCCTGTTGGCGATTCTGATGTAG
- a CDS encoding ABC transporter permease, with amino-acid sequence MAIPSYATRGERIWHYVFLGICALIFLFLVGPLLIIIPLSFNAEPYFTFSEKMLSLDPAGYSLRWYADFFTSSAWLNSIKNSFIIGIASTILATILGTVAALGLSNRHMPARGAIMALLISPMIVPLIISAAAMFFFFSKVNLAQTYLGVILAHTALGIPFVVITVTATLSSFDTTLIKAAHSLGANPTRTFFKVVLPLVTPGVVSGALFAFITSFDEVVVVLFISGPAQTTMPIQMWSGIREQISPTILAVATMLVLLSMLLLTTLELLRRRSERLRGITPE; translated from the coding sequence ATGGCCATTCCTTCCTACGCAACTCGCGGCGAGCGCATCTGGCATTACGTCTTCCTGGGCATCTGTGCGCTGATCTTCCTTTTCCTGGTGGGGCCGCTGCTTATCATCATCCCGCTATCGTTCAATGCGGAGCCCTACTTCACCTTCTCGGAGAAAATGCTCAGTCTCGACCCGGCAGGCTACTCGCTGCGCTGGTACGCGGATTTCTTCACTTCCAGCGCCTGGCTCAACTCGATCAAGAACAGCTTCATCATTGGTATTGCCTCGACGATCCTGGCCACGATCCTGGGTACGGTTGCCGCGCTGGGGCTCTCCAACCGGCACATGCCCGCACGCGGAGCGATCATGGCGCTACTGATTTCACCGATGATCGTCCCGCTGATCATTTCCGCAGCGGCCATGTTCTTCTTCTTCTCCAAGGTCAACTTGGCGCAAACCTACCTTGGCGTGATCCTGGCGCATACCGCTCTTGGCATACCGTTCGTTGTCATCACCGTGACGGCGACCCTGTCGAGCTTCGATACGACCTTGATCAAGGCGGCACACAGCCTTGGCGCCAACCCCACACGTACCTTTTTCAAGGTGGTGTTGCCGCTGGTGACGCCGGGCGTCGTATCCGGTGCCCTGTTCGCCTTCATCACTTCCTTCGACGAGGTAGTGGTAGTGCTGTTCATCTCCGGGCCCGCGCAGACCACCATGCCGATTCAGATGTGGTCGGGTATCCGTGAGCAGATCAGCCCGACGATCCTGGCCGTGGCCACCATGCTGGTGCTGCTTTCCATGCTGCTGCTGACGACGCTGGAGCTGTTGCGGCGGCGCAGCGAGCGATTGCGGGGAATCACGCCGGAATAG
- a CDS encoding sigma-54-dependent transcriptional regulator, with the protein MTGSHSHTDLPILIVEDDAAILELLEEELQETGYQTLGVGSAEEAVVTLSHSEVALVISDVRLPGMNGMQLLEQLRHEGSRLGFIIITAFGTIDQAVEALKIGADDFLTKPLDLESVGEAVFRVLENRRLAERLHQDEPTGHFHGIVGESETMQALFHDAARLAKSDAPILILGESGTGKELLARAIHAESPRSDKPFVAINCASIPSELMESEFFGHVKGAFTGASDSRQGLFQAANGGSLFLDEIGEMSPGLQAKLLRALQEKTIKAVGAEREEAVDVRIIAATHRDLEQEIEEGNFRSDLFYRLETFSLRIPPLRERQGDIERLISAMIEKHAGAQDKSIERIEPLALQTLLDYPYPGNVRELENAVMRAVTLTEDGVLSHTDLPERIRQHGLDQRGTRQVETGKSLVTSGQQNWPSLEEVEKRYIQKVLEATGGNKRRTADILGIARRTLYRRLEEE; encoded by the coding sequence GTGACAGGGAGCCACAGCCATACCGACCTTCCGATACTCATCGTCGAGGATGACGCCGCCATTCTCGAACTGCTGGAAGAGGAGCTTCAGGAAACCGGTTACCAGACGCTAGGCGTCGGCAGCGCCGAGGAAGCCGTCGTGACCCTGAGCCACAGCGAAGTGGCCCTGGTGATCAGTGACGTCCGCCTTCCCGGCATGAACGGCATGCAGCTGCTCGAACAATTGCGCCATGAAGGTAGCCGCTTGGGATTCATCATCATCACCGCTTTCGGCACCATCGACCAGGCCGTCGAGGCCTTGAAGATCGGTGCCGACGACTTCCTCACCAAGCCGCTGGATCTGGAGAGCGTGGGAGAAGCGGTTTTTCGGGTGCTGGAGAACCGGCGCCTGGCCGAACGCTTGCACCAGGACGAGCCGACGGGACACTTCCATGGCATCGTCGGTGAGAGCGAGACGATGCAGGCGCTCTTCCACGATGCGGCCCGACTGGCCAAGAGCGATGCGCCGATTCTCATACTCGGCGAGAGCGGTACCGGCAAGGAGTTGCTGGCTCGCGCCATTCACGCCGAGAGCCCGCGCTCCGATAAGCCTTTCGTGGCCATCAACTGTGCCAGCATCCCTTCGGAGCTGATGGAGAGTGAATTCTTCGGCCACGTGAAAGGCGCCTTTACCGGCGCCAGCGATTCGCGCCAGGGCCTGTTCCAGGCGGCCAATGGCGGCAGCCTCTTTCTCGACGAGATCGGCGAAATGTCGCCCGGCCTGCAGGCCAAGCTGCTGCGGGCACTGCAGGAAAAGACGATCAAGGCTGTCGGTGCCGAGCGAGAGGAAGCGGTGGACGTCCGCATCATTGCCGCCACCCATCGCGACCTGGAGCAGGAGATCGAGGAGGGAAACTTCCGCAGCGACCTGTTCTACCGCCTGGAAACCTTCTCGCTTCGCATTCCCCCCCTGCGTGAACGTCAAGGGGATATCGAGCGGCTGATCTCCGCCATGATTGAAAAGCACGCCGGCGCCCAGGACAAGAGCATCGAGCGCATCGAACCCTTGGCCCTGCAGACCCTGCTGGACTACCCCTATCCCGGCAACGTACGCGAACTCGAGAATGCCGTCATGCGCGCCGTGACCCTGACGGAAGACGGCGTGCTCAGCCACACCGACCTACCGGAGCGCATTCGCCAGCATGGCCTCGATCAGCGTGGGACCCGCCAGGTCGAGACTGGCAAGTCGCTGGTTACCAGCGGCCAGCAGAATTGGCCTAGCCTGGAAGAGGTCGAAAAGCGTTATATCCAGAAAGTGCTTGAGGCAACGGGGGGCAACAAGCGACGCACCGCCGACATTCTCGGCATCGCCAGGCGCACCCTATATCGCCGCCTCGAAGAGGAGTAG
- a CDS encoding sensor histidine kinase — MRLRNLILLTIIAPLFLALLIFSLVAIKSLEDNVRNRLEREVQVITNVIGTTLSQAMARNATEPLEESLYSAFSFHRIYGAYVFDASGREIYGLGLGQALFSPETIREVAEDGEMRAAYREHEGWHYYSALKPLLSATGEVQGVLQVNRLNTGVENYTGFLSQLALLAFVIGAAGIVLGIWWGFRRHIERPLERLLTVMQRVESGDRGQRAEAKGPQEYERLAVALNGMLDAMAEKDADIEARQRKEIELEKRLRKSKKLAELGVLAAGVAHEIGAPLTVINGQAQRLSRRDTLNDADRARLGRIRSEVERIVEIVRQLMELGRRHNVEKESLNLTELVDTAHELVEEDFEQNAIRLETDLAPSSSQLLANGQQLVQVLTNLLRNAAQAKEVSRVRIRAQEKEGWLTLWVEDNGSGIVDKDKAKVFDPFFTTKPVGQGSGLGLSMVHRIINDHGGTVGVFDSELGGAGFEIGLPLNDADEGGTAT; from the coding sequence ATGCGCCTACGCAATCTCATACTTCTGACCATCATTGCACCGCTCTTTCTTGCGCTGCTGATCTTCAGCCTGGTGGCCATCAAGTCACTGGAGGACAACGTGCGCAATCGCCTGGAGCGGGAGGTCCAGGTCATCACCAACGTGATCGGCACCACCCTGAGCCAGGCCATGGCGCGCAACGCTACCGAGCCTCTCGAGGAGTCGCTCTACTCCGCCTTCTCGTTCCACCGCATCTACGGCGCCTACGTGTTCGACGCCAGTGGTCGGGAAATCTACGGCCTGGGGCTGGGTCAGGCGCTGTTCAGCCCCGAGACCATTCGCGAAGTGGCCGAAGATGGCGAGATGCGAGCCGCCTACCGCGAGCACGAGGGTTGGCACTACTACTCGGCGCTGAAACCGCTGCTTTCGGCCACTGGCGAGGTGCAAGGCGTACTGCAGGTCAATCGGCTCAACACGGGCGTCGAGAACTACACCGGGTTTCTCAGTCAATTGGCCCTGCTGGCGTTCGTCATCGGTGCGGCCGGTATCGTGCTGGGCATCTGGTGGGGCTTTCGGCGACACATCGAGCGGCCGCTGGAACGCCTGCTTACCGTCATGCAGCGCGTCGAGTCCGGCGACCGGGGCCAGCGCGCCGAAGCCAAAGGACCGCAGGAGTACGAACGCCTCGCCGTGGCCCTGAACGGCATGCTGGATGCCATGGCCGAGAAGGATGCCGACATCGAGGCGCGCCAGCGCAAGGAGATCGAACTCGAGAAGCGCCTGCGCAAGTCGAAGAAGCTCGCCGAACTGGGGGTGCTGGCTGCCGGGGTCGCGCACGAGATCGGCGCACCGCTCACGGTGATCAATGGGCAGGCCCAGCGGCTGTCCCGACGCGACACGCTCAACGACGCCGACCGGGCCAGGCTGGGGCGAATCCGCAGCGAGGTGGAGCGTATCGTTGAAATCGTGCGCCAGCTGATGGAGCTGGGGCGCCGCCACAATGTCGAAAAAGAGTCGCTGAACCTGACCGAGCTCGTCGACACGGCACACGAACTGGTCGAGGAGGACTTCGAGCAGAACGCCATCCGGCTCGAAACCGACCTGGCCCCGTCCTCTTCCCAGCTGCTGGCCAACGGCCAGCAGCTGGTCCAAGTATTGACCAATCTTCTACGCAACGCTGCCCAGGCCAAGGAAGTCAGCCGTGTGCGCATAAGAGCACAGGAGAAGGAGGGCTGGCTGACGTTATGGGTGGAAGACAACGGTTCGGGTATCGTCGACAAGGACAAAGCGAAGGTCTTCGATCCATTTTTCACCACCAAGCCCGTTGGCCAGGGCAGCGGTCTGGGGCTTTCCATGGTGCACCGAATCATCAACGACCACGGCGGTACCGTCGGGGTGTTCGACAGCGAACTGGGGGGAGCCGGCTTCGAAATCGGACTGCCACTGAACGATGCCGATGAAGGAGGAACTGCCACGTGA
- a CDS encoding helix-turn-helix transcriptional regulator: protein MRLIRRPEVLKRCGFSNSTMHRLIKAEDFPSPVLLGIRAVAWVEEDVDAWIRERIDGPDDD from the coding sequence ATGCGACTGATTCGCCGACCTGAGGTTTTGAAGCGCTGTGGTTTCAGCAACTCGACCATGCATCGTCTTATCAAGGCCGAAGACTTTCCATCACCAGTACTGTTAGGGATCCGGGCTGTGGCCTGGGTTGAGGAGGATGTCGATGCCTGGATCCGTGAGCGTATCGATGGGCCGGATGACGACTGA
- a CDS encoding IS30 family transposase, whose product MPHCYRHLTAEDRAAIMMMRTTHSIRAIAAHLGRAPSTVSRELARHTVDASRGYDASLAGYRARLARHRPRQQPKLHPGSELFDLVAYLLRQYWSPQQIASTLSLMFPDDNRRQVSHETIYNALYVMPRGSLKKELIACLRQGNGKRRPRSRGKDRRGQIPDLVSIHMRPPEIEDRLMPGHWEGDLIMGANNRSAVGTLVERTTRLVILAKLDGTTATAAAIGFSDKLNEVPRALRLSMTYDQGREMMQHAEITQRTGTAIYFADPHSPWQRGSNENTNGLLRQYLPKGTDLSVYSQEELDAIADSLNTRPRKTLDWRTPLEVYSEVLKKSVAGPGTLQ is encoded by the coding sequence ATGCCTCATTGCTATCGCCACCTCACTGCTGAAGACCGAGCCGCCATCATGATGATGCGAACCACCCACTCGATCCGGGCCATCGCCGCTCACTTGGGGCGCGCGCCAAGTACCGTGTCACGGGAGCTTGCTCGCCATACGGTCGATGCCAGCAGAGGCTACGATGCCAGCCTGGCAGGCTATAGAGCTCGGTTGGCGCGTCACCGGCCACGTCAGCAACCAAAGCTGCATCCCGGCAGCGAGCTATTCGATTTAGTCGCCTATCTGCTGCGCCAGTACTGGTCACCGCAGCAGATCGCCAGCACACTGTCACTCATGTTTCCTGATGATAATCGCCGCCAGGTCTCCCACGAGACCATCTACAACGCGCTCTATGTGATGCCCCGAGGCTCTCTCAAGAAAGAGCTCATCGCCTGCTTGCGGCAGGGCAACGGCAAGCGTCGGCCGCGCAGCCGGGGTAAAGACCGGCGTGGCCAGATCCCGGACCTGGTTAGCATTCATATGCGGCCGCCCGAGATCGAAGACCGCCTGATGCCCGGCCACTGGGAAGGTGACCTGATCATGGGAGCCAACAACCGATCCGCTGTCGGCACGCTGGTGGAGCGCACCACGCGCCTGGTGATACTGGCCAAACTGGACGGCACGACGGCCACCGCCGCTGCCATCGGGTTCAGCGACAAGCTGAACGAGGTCCCACGCGCCTTGCGGCTCTCCATGACCTACGACCAGGGCAGGGAGATGATGCAGCATGCCGAGATCACACAACGGACCGGGACGGCCATCTATTTCGCCGATCCCCATAGCCCGTGGCAACGAGGCTCTAACGAAAATACCAACGGTTTGTTGCGGCAGTACCTGCCGAAGGGCACGGACCTGTCGGTCTATAGCCAGGAAGAGCTCGATGCCATTGCGGATTCCTTGAACACACGACCGCGCAAGACATTGGACTGGCGAACGCCTCTGGAAGTCTATTCCGAGGTGCTCAAGAAATCGGTCGCTGGACCGGGCACCCTTCAATAG
- a CDS encoding serine hydrolase domain-containing protein: MATGMALPAAATERPLTAAETDPVTLGWMQGFPPPPERVIGQPDSDYFSFPKLRWTVCHFRELLPTRRVSRGLEAPRPLPYALDKGIDSVTFSPLGGGEPMSWEASLAANYTDGILVLHEGKVVYERYAGCLDEAGVHGAMSVTKSLTGLLAEILVAEGALDETARVASILPELADSAFSNASVQQVMEMTAGLAFSEDYADPDAEIWSYNAAASPLPKSEGYEGPRSYYEYLATVQPAGIHGEVFGYRTVNSDALGWIISRTTGRSVADLLSERLWQPMGAEQDAYYTVDSIGTPFAGGGLSAGLRDLARLGQLVLDGGQLNGERLFPQAAVQRIRQGGSRDAFARAGYATLPGGSYRGMWWVLHNDHGALAARGVHGQTIYIDPTARMVIVRFASHPVAGNAANDPTSLPAYQALAEYLMARE; the protein is encoded by the coding sequence ATGGCGACAGGCATGGCCCTGCCGGCAGCGGCGACCGAGCGGCCGCTTACCGCGGCCGAAACCGACCCCGTGACCCTGGGCTGGATGCAGGGCTTCCCGCCACCCCCCGAGCGCGTGATCGGCCAGCCCGACAGCGATTACTTCAGCTTTCCCAAGCTGCGCTGGACGGTCTGCCACTTTCGCGAGCTTTTGCCTACTCGCCGGGTCAGCCGTGGCCTCGAGGCACCACGTCCGTTGCCCTATGCGCTGGATAAAGGCATCGACTCAGTGACTTTTTCACCGTTGGGAGGAGGTGAACCGATGTCCTGGGAGGCCTCTCTCGCGGCGAACTATACCGACGGCATCCTGGTCTTGCATGAGGGAAAGGTGGTCTATGAACGCTATGCGGGCTGCCTGGACGAGGCTGGCGTGCATGGCGCCATGTCGGTGACCAAGTCGCTTACCGGTCTGCTGGCCGAGATACTCGTCGCCGAAGGGGCGCTGGACGAGACGGCACGGGTTGCCTCCATCCTGCCGGAATTGGCCGACAGCGCCTTCAGCAATGCCAGTGTGCAGCAGGTCATGGAGATGACCGCCGGGCTCGCCTTCAGTGAGGACTATGCCGATCCCGACGCCGAAATCTGGAGCTACAACGCGGCGGCCAGCCCCCTGCCCAAGTCGGAAGGCTACGAGGGACCACGTAGCTACTATGAGTACCTGGCTACCGTGCAGCCCGCAGGCATCCACGGCGAGGTCTTCGGCTACCGCACCGTCAACAGCGACGCGCTGGGCTGGATCATTTCACGAACGACCGGCCGTTCTGTAGCGGACCTGCTCTCCGAACGGCTTTGGCAGCCTATGGGCGCCGAACAGGACGCCTATTACACCGTGGACTCCATCGGTACTCCCTTTGCCGGTGGCGGCCTCAGTGCCGGCTTGCGCGACCTGGCACGCCTCGGTCAACTGGTGCTGGACGGTGGGCAACTCAATGGTGAGCGACTGTTTCCCCAGGCGGCGGTCCAGCGTATCCGTCAGGGAGGCAGCCGCGACGCCTTTGCTCGGGCCGGCTATGCGACGCTTCCCGGCGGCAGCTACCGCGGCATGTGGTGGGTGCTGCACAACGATCATGGCGCTTTAGCCGCGCGCGGCGTGCATGGGCAAACGATCTACATCGACCCTACCGCCCGCATGGTGATCGTGCGTTTCGCTTCTCACCCGGTGGCGGGAAATGCAGCCAACGATCCGACTTCGTTGCCCGCCTATCAGGCGCTGGCCGAATACCTCATGGCTCGCGAGTAG
- a CDS encoding tyrosine-type recombinase/integrase produces the protein MSQRQTNKLTATAVRNAKPRDRTYRLADGGGLYLEVTPSGGKYWRLKYRFHGKEKRLAIGVYGSKDGEVSLAQARDERDKAKKLLAQGSDPSTVKRIAKLEGKAGVANTFRAVATEWLEEVHKHNVVPTHYSKNKSRLERDVYPYLGSRPVADITPLELLECLRKVEKRGHLETAIRIKTVVGQVIRYAVTTGRADRDPTTDLRGALRQPTVSHYAAITDPEELTGLLRAIDGYRGQPVTIAALKLATLLFVRPGELRHADWKDFDLDEAIWSFLPSKNSPPLIVPLPRQAVAILRELYPLTGRGHFVLPGLRSSKRPMSENTMKGALDSMGYKGRQTAHGFRATARTIIAERLDYPEHYVEQQLAHKVKDANGRAYNRTKFLDQRREMLQTWANYLDELREGLDNAEQYRHGREDESRRNAALAAG, from the coding sequence ATGAGCCAACGCCAGACCAATAAACTGACCGCCACCGCTGTGCGCAACGCCAAGCCTCGCGATAGGACCTATCGCTTAGCCGATGGGGGCGGTCTCTATTTGGAGGTGACTCCGTCCGGCGGAAAATATTGGCGGCTGAAGTACCGCTTCCACGGGAAGGAGAAGCGCCTGGCTATCGGCGTCTATGGCTCGAAGGACGGCGAGGTATCGCTTGCTCAGGCCCGGGACGAGCGGGACAAGGCAAAAAAGCTTTTAGCTCAAGGTTCAGATCCCAGCACCGTCAAGCGTATCGCCAAGCTGGAGGGCAAGGCCGGTGTGGCGAACACCTTCAGGGCCGTAGCGACAGAATGGCTGGAAGAAGTTCACAAGCATAATGTCGTGCCGACGCACTACAGCAAGAACAAGAGCCGGCTAGAACGTGATGTCTATCCTTACCTGGGCAGCCGACCTGTAGCGGACATCACCCCGCTCGAATTGCTGGAGTGCTTGCGCAAGGTCGAGAAGCGGGGGCACCTGGAGACCGCGATTCGCATCAAGACCGTTGTGGGCCAGGTCATCCGGTATGCCGTCACCACGGGACGAGCTGACCGTGACCCAACGACCGACCTGCGAGGCGCCTTGCGACAGCCAACAGTGAGCCATTACGCGGCCATCACCGATCCCGAAGAACTCACCGGGCTCCTCCGTGCAATTGATGGCTATCGCGGCCAGCCTGTCACGATCGCTGCTCTGAAGCTGGCTACCTTGCTGTTCGTGCGTCCCGGTGAGCTGCGCCATGCGGATTGGAAGGACTTCGATCTCGATGAAGCAATCTGGAGCTTCCTGCCTAGCAAGAACTCACCGCCGCTGATTGTGCCGCTACCCCGGCAGGCCGTGGCCATTCTTCGTGAACTCTATCCTCTCACCGGTCGCGGACACTTTGTCTTGCCTGGCCTGCGCAGCAGCAAACGCCCGATGTCCGAGAACACGATGAAGGGCGCCCTGGATTCCATGGGGTACAAGGGAAGACAAACCGCTCACGGCTTCCGGGCCACGGCGAGAACAATCATCGCTGAGCGCTTGGATTACCCCGAGCATTACGTTGAGCAACAGCTGGCTCATAAGGTGAAAGATGCCAACGGCCGAGCCTATAACCGGACCAAATTTTTGGATCAGCGGCGGGAGATGCTGCAAACGTGGGCGAACTACTTGGACGAACTTCGTGAGGGGCTGGATAACGCTGAGCAGTATCGCCATGGCAGAGAAGACGAGTCACGTAGAAACGCAGCTCTTGCGGCTGGCTAG
- a CDS encoding ABC transporter ATP-binding protein: protein MTTRASANSFQALVRLVRYARGYRRRIVAATTCSVINKIFDIAPEILIGVAIDVVVNQERSFVARIGFETAQQQIMVLAVLTFFIWAGESIFEYLYKILWRNLAQRLQADMRLDTYEHAQRLDMAYFESKSSGQLVATMNDDVNQLERFLDGGANALIQVGVTVVAVGAVFFVISPLIALLAFTPIPLIIWGAFYFQRKAGPLYADVREKVGDLASRLSNNLSGIATIKSFTSEAREAERLRQVSEAYVEANRRAIQVSSAFIPVIRMAILAGFLATFTVGGMQALNGDLNVGAYGVLVFLTQRLLWPLTGLAEVIDLFERAMASTRRILDLLSVPITVKDNEGQPLAEPVRGEVSFEDISFHYAASGVGVDGVGLQVPAGNTLALVGATGSGKSTLMKLLLRFYDPEAGQVRIDGQPIGEVSLASLRQAIGLVSQDVYLFEGSIRDNIAYGRPEASEAEVIEAARTAEAWEFIQALPQGLDTAVGERGVRLSGGQRQRLSLARALLKDPPILVLDEATSAVDNETEAAIQRSLAKIGHGRTVIMIAHRLSTIVHADEIVVVDGGRVVEQGTHAELLDRDGRYAAQWRVQTGALEEPAPLA from the coding sequence ATGACAACCCGTGCTTCCGCCAACAGTTTTCAGGCGCTGGTGCGCTTGGTGCGCTATGCGCGCGGTTACCGTCGCCGCATCGTCGCCGCCACGACCTGCTCCGTCATCAACAAGATCTTCGACATCGCGCCGGAAATTCTCATCGGCGTAGCCATCGACGTAGTGGTCAACCAGGAGCGCAGCTTCGTCGCGCGGATCGGCTTCGAGACTGCACAGCAGCAGATCATGGTGCTCGCCGTGCTCACCTTCTTCATCTGGGCCGGCGAATCGATCTTCGAGTACCTTTACAAGATCCTGTGGCGCAACCTGGCCCAGCGGCTGCAGGCCGACATGCGCCTGGATACCTACGAGCATGCCCAGCGCCTCGATATGGCCTACTTCGAGTCGAAGAGCTCGGGCCAGCTAGTGGCCACCATGAACGACGACGTCAACCAGCTCGAGCGCTTCCTCGACGGCGGCGCCAACGCGCTGATCCAGGTCGGCGTCACCGTGGTCGCGGTGGGTGCGGTGTTCTTCGTCATCTCGCCGCTGATCGCGCTGCTCGCCTTTACGCCGATCCCGCTGATCATCTGGGGCGCGTTCTACTTCCAGCGCAAGGCCGGCCCGCTCTACGCCGACGTGCGCGAGAAGGTGGGCGATCTCGCGAGCCGGCTCTCCAACAATCTCTCCGGCATCGCCACCATCAAGAGCTTCACCAGCGAAGCGCGCGAGGCCGAGCGGCTGCGTCAGGTCAGCGAGGCTTACGTCGAGGCCAACCGTCGTGCCATCCAGGTCAGCTCGGCCTTCATCCCGGTGATCCGCATGGCGATCCTGGCCGGCTTCCTCGCCACCTTCACCGTAGGCGGCATGCAGGCGTTGAACGGCGACCTCAATGTCGGTGCCTACGGCGTGCTGGTGTTCCTCACCCAGCGGCTGCTGTGGCCGCTCACCGGCCTCGCCGAAGTCATCGACCTGTTCGAGCGCGCCATGGCCAGTACCCGGCGTATCCTCGACCTGCTGTCGGTGCCCATCACGGTGAAGGACAACGAGGGCCAGCCGTTGGCGGAACCGGTACGCGGCGAAGTGAGCTTCGAGGACATCAGCTTCCACTATGCCGCCAGCGGCGTGGGCGTGGACGGGGTGGGCCTGCAGGTGCCCGCCGGCAATACCCTGGCGCTGGTGGGCGCCACCGGCTCCGGCAAGTCGACCCTGATGAAGCTGCTGCTGCGCTTCTACGACCCTGAGGCCGGCCAGGTGCGCATCGACGGCCAGCCGATCGGCGAGGTCAGCCTCGCTTCGTTGCGCCAAGCTATCGGCCTGGTGAGCCAGGACGTCTACCTGTTCGAGGGCTCGATTCGCGACAACATCGCCTACGGCCGCCCCGAGGCCAGCGAAGCCGAGGTGATCGAAGCGGCGCGCACCGCCGAGGCGTGGGAGTTCATCCAGGCGCTGCCCCAGGGGCTGGACACTGCGGTGGGCGAGCGCGGCGTACGCCTCTCCGGCGGCCAGCGTCAGCGCCTATCGCTGGCCCGCGCACTGCTCAAGGACCCGCCGATCCTGGTGCTCGACGAAGCCACCAGCGCGGTGGACAACGAGACCGAGGCCGCCATCCAGCGCTCGCTGGCCAAGATCGGCCATGGCCGCACGGTGATCATGATCGCCCACCGGCTCTCGACCATCGTCCACGCCGACGAGATCGTGGTGGTCGACGGCGGGAGGGTCGTCGAGCAGGGCACCCATGCCGAACTGCTCGACAGGGACGGCCGCTACGCCGCCCAGTGGAGAGTGCAGACCGGCGCGCTGGAGGAACCTGCGCCGCTTGCCTGA